One segment of Buteo buteo chromosome 6, bButBut1.hap1.1, whole genome shotgun sequence DNA contains the following:
- the MAPK1IP1L gene encoding MAPK-interacting and spindle-stabilizing protein-like, with product MSGTDDFSLADALPDQSPAKTSKVSSTKPGQQPGQPPQGWPTSNPWNNPSAPPTAPAGLPPNTSASSVPFGPPPTGMYPSMPPGPPAPFPPPPTGPSCPPPGGPYPPPTVPGPVPPGQYPPPNMPFPELPRPYGGPTEPAAPPAPVGPWGSMPSGAWGPTMGGQYPAPSMPYPPPGPYSAPTQTPGAAPTVPWGTVPPGTWGPSPPGPFPPPTGSYPAPGLYPTPPNPFQVPSGPAGAPSMPGGPHPYR from the exons ATGTCTGGAACTGATGATTTTTCG TTGGCAGATGCTTTACCAGATCAGTCGCCTGCTAAAACCTCCAAAGTGAGCAGTACAAAACCTGGTCAACAGCCTGGTCAGCCACCGCAGGGTTGGCCAACTTCGAATCCTTGGAACAACCCAAGTGCTCCCCCTACGGCGCCAGCCGGACTGCCACCAAATACGTCCGCTTCCAGCGTGCCATTCGGACCTCCACCAACAGGAATGTATCCTTCAATGCCCCCTGGACCGCCTGCtccatttcctcctcctcctactGGACCCTCTTGCCCTCCTCCTGGTGGTCCATATCCACCCCCAACTGTGCCAGGTCCTGTCCCACCAGGGCAATATCCTCCACCAAATATGCCCTTTCCAGAGCTTCCAAGACCTTATGGTGGTCCAACAGAGCCAGCTGCACCTCCTGCTCCCGTTGGGCCATGGGGATCCATGCCCTCTGGAGCATGGGGACCAACAATGGGAGGGCAGTATCCTGCACCTAGCATGCCATATCCACCCCCAGGGCCATATTCCGCTCCTACCCAGACTCCAGGGGCTGCGCCAACAGTACCATGGGGTACGGTCCCACCTGGAACATGGGGACCTTCACCGCCAGGTCCATTTCCTCCACCCACAGGATCATATCCAGCTCCAGGACTATATCCTACGCCCCCTAATCCTTTTCAAGTGCCATCTGGTCCTGCTGGTGCTCCATCAATGCCTGGTGGTCCCCAT CCTTACCGTTGA